Proteins from a genomic interval of Rosa chinensis cultivar Old Blush chromosome 2, RchiOBHm-V2, whole genome shotgun sequence:
- the LOC112184936 gene encoding uncharacterized protein LOC112184936 gives MEPRTLQLMELQTQQQMELQAQQQVEDGGNNQAAGSSANTPIRPTNNRWTHTPAQLRILQELYYDRALKNPTPEQIQGICLHLKPSIDLNFGSTDSTGDDGWIDLTLGSCVGYGVDPYSSSPFNTNTRTNSFGTTGGQSPMEQQGGDHQEVETLPLFPEHGEDILGNPKTTSEEGSAFGYYSGGSGGYNSGSPVSLELNLNPSGAADLA, from the exons atggaaccacgaactctgcaactaatggagcttcAAACCCAACAACAAATGGAACTACAAGCCCAGCAACAagtcgaggatggaggaaacaaccaagcagccgggagtagtgccaacACGCCTATCAGACCAACCAATAACCGGTGGACTCACACACCAGCTCAACTGAGAATCCTCCAGGAGCTTTACTACGACAGGGCGCTTAaaaacccaactccagagcagattcaagggaTCTGTCTCCATCTGAAacc ATCCATAGATCTCAACTTTGGTTCCACCGATTCTACTGGTGATGATGGATGGATCGATCTAACCCTTGGGTCATgcgtcggctatggtgttgacccatattcctcctcacccttcaacaccaATACCCGTACTAACTCttttggcacaacaggaggacaatctccCATGGAACAAcaaggaggagatcaccaggaggtcGAGACTCTTCCTCTGTTCCCTGAGCACGGTGAAGACATCCTTGGTAACCCGAAGACTACATCCGAGGAAGGTAGCGCATTTGGTTACTATTCTGGTGGCTCAGGCGGTTACAACAGTGGTTCTCCTGTTTCTCTTGAGCTCAATCTCAACCCATCCGGAGCTGCTGACCTAGCTTAG